The following proteins are co-located in the Phragmites australis chromosome 10, lpPhrAust1.1, whole genome shotgun sequence genome:
- the LOC133931133 gene encoding ER membrane protein complex subunit 7 homolog → MVIGASAKGFGLSAKTSNTKVILNGGQKVTFAKPDGYFSFHNVPTGTHLIEVSSIGYFFSLVRVDISDRNPGYIQAALTETRRVLNELVLEPLKEEQYYEPFILVEGVGVEG, encoded by the exons ATGGTTATAGGTGCAAGTGCGAAGGGCTTTGGTCTTTCAGCCAAGACATCAAACACAAAAGTGATACTTAATGGTGGTCAAAAGGTTACATTTGCCAAGCCAGATGGCTACTTTTCATT CCACAATGTGCCAACTGGAACTCATTTGATTGAGGTCTCTTCAATTGGTTACTTCTTTTCCCTA GTCCGAGTAGACATCAGTGACAGGAATCCTGGTTATATTCAAGCAGCATTGACTGAAACCAGAAGAGTTCTGAATGAGCTTGTGTTGGAACCTCTGAAAGAAGAGCAGTACTATGAG CCTTTTATACTGGTGGAGGGGGTGGGGGTCGAAGGCTAA
- the LOC133883361 gene encoding pyrophosphate-energized vacuolar membrane proton pump-like, whose translation MAASAFLPELATQVVVPVAAVVGIAFAVLQWVLVSKVKLSPEPRRGDGGSAGKSGGGVSEYLIEEEEGLNEHNVVVKCAEIQNAISEGATSFLFTEYKYVGLFMSIFAVLIFLFLGSVEGFSTKSQPCHYSKDKMCKPALANAIFSTIAFVLGAVTSLVSGFLGMKIATYANARTTLEARKGVGKAFITAFRSGAVMGFLLAASGLFVLYIAINLFGVYYGDDWEGLYEAITGYGLGGSSMALFGRVGGGIYTKAADVGADLVGKVERNIPEDDPRNPAVIADNVGDNVGDIAGMGSDLFGSYAESSCAALVVASISSFGINHEFTPMLYPLLISSVGIIACLITTLFATDFFEIKAVDEIEPALKKQLIISTVVMTVGIALVSWLGLPYTFTIFNFGVQKTVYNWQLFLCVAVGLWAGLIIGFVTEYYTSNAYSPVQDVADSCRTGAATNVIFGLALGYKSVIIPIFAIAFSIFLSFSLAAMYGVAVAALGMLSTIATGLAIDAYGPISDNAGGIAEMAGMSHIIRERTDALDAAGNTTAAIGKGFAIGSAALVSLALFGAFVSRAAISTVDVLTPKVFIGLIVGAMLPYWFSAMTMKSVGSAALKMVEEVRRQFNTIPGLMEGTTKPDYATCVKISTDASIKEMIPPGALVMLTPLIVGILFGVETLSGVLAGALVSGVQIAISASNTGGAWDNAKKYIEAGASEHARTLGPKGSDPHKAAVIGDTIGDPLKDTSGPSLNILIKLMAVESLVFAPFFATHGGILFKWL comes from the exons ATGGCCGCGTCGGCGTTCCTGCCCGAGCTGGCCACGCAGGTGGTCGTGCCGGTCGCGGCCGTGGTCGGCATCGCGTTCGCGGTGCTGCAGTGGGTGCTGGTCTCCAAGGTGAAACTCTCCCCAGAGCCCCGGCGCGGGGATGGGGGCTCCGCGGggaagagcggcggcggcgtcagCGAGTACCtcatcgaggaggaggaggggctcaACGAGCACAACGTCGTCGTCAAGTGCGCCGAGATCCAGAACGCCATCTCCGAAG GAGcaacttcttttcttttcactgAGTACAAGTATGTTGGACTATTCATGAGCATATTTGCCGTCCTGatcttcctcttccttggcTCTGTTGAGGGGTTCAGCACCAAGAGTCAGCCTTGCCACTACAGCAAGGACAAGATGTGCAAGCCTGCCCTTGCCAATGCTATCTTCAGCACCATTGCTTTTGTGCTTGGTGCAGTCACTTCTCTTGTATCTGGTTTTCTTGGAATGAAGATCGCAACATATGCAAATGCTAGGACAACGCTTGAAGCTAGGAAGGGTGTCGGAAAGGCATTCATTACTGCTTTCCGCTCTGGTGCTGTGATGGGCTTCCTGCTTGCTGCAAGTGGCCTTTTTGTTCTTTACATTGCAATAAACTTGTTCGGAGTTTATTATGGTGATGATTGGGAGGGCCTTTATGAGGCTATCACTGGCTATGGTCTCGGTGGTTCTTCTATGGCTCTTTTTGGACGTGTAGGTGGTGGAATTTACACCAAAGCTGCTGATGTTGGTGCTGATCTTGTTGGGAAAGTTGAAAGGAATATACCTGAAGACGATCCGAGAAACCCAGCT GTCATTGCGGACAATGTTGGTGACAATGTTGGAGATATTGCTGGAATGGGGTCAGATCTCTTTGGTTCCTATGCCGAGTCTTCATGCGCTGCACTTGTCGTCGCCTCAATCTCTTCTTTTGGGATCAATCATGAATTCACTCCTATGCTGTACCCACTCCTAATTAGCTCTGTGGGTATCATAGCTTGCTTGATAACCACACTCTTTGCAACTGATTTCTTTGAGATCAAGGCTGTTGATGAAATAGAGCCGGCCCTCAAGAAACAACTTATAATTTCCACTGTTGTGATGACCGTTGGCATTGCACTTGTCAGTTGGTTAGGACTCCCATATACCTTCACAATTTTCAACTTTGGTGTCCAGAAGACAGTGTATAACTG GCAACTATTCCTATGCGTGGCAGTTGGTCTTTGGGCCGGACTAATTATTGGATTTGTTACAGAGTATTACACGAGCAATGCATACAG TCCTGTGCAGGATGTTGCTGACTCCTGCAGAACCGGAGCTGCTACTAATGTCATCTTTGGCCTTGCTCTGGGATACAAATCTGTCATTATCCCTATTTTTGCTATTGCTTTTAGTATTTTCCTCAGCTTTAGCCTTGCTGCAATGTACGGTGTTGCTGTGGCTGCTCTTGGAATGCTCAGCACGATCGCTACTGGTCTTGCCATTGATGCATATGGCCCTATCAGTGACAACGCTGGAGGAATTGCTGAAATGGCTGGCATGAGCCACATAATTCGTGAGAGAACTGATGCTCTAGATGCTGCTGGAAACACCACTGCTGCCATCGGGAAG GGTTTTGCCATTGGTTCAGCAGCCTTGGTGTCTCTTGCCCTCTTTGGTGCTTTTGTGAGCCGTGCTGCAATCTCCACTGTTGATGTTCTGACGCCTAAAGTTTTCATTGGACTTATTGTTGGTGCTATGCTCCCATACTGGTTCTCAGCGATGACCATGAAGAGTGTTGGCAGTGCGGCACTCAAAATGGTTGAGGAAGTGCGGAGGCAGTTCAACACCATCCCTGGGCTCATGGAGGGCACCACCAAGCCTGACTATGCGACGTGTGTCAAGATCTCAACTGATGCATCCATCAAGGAGATGATTCCCCCTGGTGCACTTGTCATGCTCACCCCTCTTATTGTCGGGATCTTGTTTGGTGTTGAGACCCTctctggtgttcttgctggTGCTCTTGTTTCTGGTGTCCAG ATTGCCATCTCTGCATCCAACACTGGAGGTGCCTGGGACAATGCAAAGAAGTACATTGAG GCTGGTGCATCTGAGCATGCAAGAACCTTGGGACCGAAAGGTTCAGATCCGCACAAGGCTGCTGTCATCGGTGACACCATTGGGGATCCCCTCAAGGACACCTCAGGCCCCTCACTCAACATCCTCATCAAGCTCATGGCCGTTGAGTCCCTTGTGTTTGCCCCTTTCTTTGCCACCCATGGAGGCATCCTCTTCAAATGGCTCTAG